The Lactuca sativa cultivar Salinas unplaced genomic scaffold, Lsat_Salinas_v11 Lsat_1_v11_unplaced_19, whole genome shotgun sequence genomic interval ATCGAGAAGACTAATGCATAGAGGGTGAAaagaatttttacatttttgacaATAATACATGGGGAACTTGGGGTGCATTTCCGTCTCACATACATCGCAAAAGAAATCTTCGGGATGATCCATGATTGGGGGATACATCAATGGGATTTCATGTCCTTTGCAATACCTATGAGCAATGGAATTCGGCATCCTCATTGCACAACGCTTGCCCAATATGAAGTTACAAGCCTTACAAGCATAGCTCATCCTTTCGGACCATGAGTTGCACATGCTACAAAGAGGTTCGCGATCAATAACCTGGATAAGATGATGCTTGTGGGATTTATGTTTGATGCTTTTGGGTAGAAATGCACAGTTGACACAGAGGTAGAACTTGCAAGTTTGACACtggtaaaaaaaattgttgccaCCGCtgaaacaaccattgcattgatAGATAGACGCATGTTGCAACGTCAAGTGAAGCAAATGAGGTGGATGAAGTAGATGTTCTAATCTGAGGGGTAAATCGGCACAATATTTGTGGAGAGTGAATGAGCATCCATCTAATTTGCAACTATAGTACGGAAGTGATATGTGTCGTACACATCCATGACATACCTCTAATCGATCACTACTACAACCAGACATGTCAGCTTGATGTTTGACATTAAGAAATAATGGATGACGATGACTCCAATGGTTAATCATAGTTTTTCGAtcagcatcatcgtcatcatctggTGCTATCATTCCAGAGTGTAGTAGTTTCAATGGATTTGTAAATGCATTTGACATGGGAAATTGCAGCAAATTATCTACCTCTTCATCAGCAATGGAAGTACTTGGACCATCTCTGAAACCACATATAATTCTTAGTTAATTTCAAGGAGCAATTTTCTTAAACATAGAAAAGGAAATTAAAGAAGATTTACCTTGGAGTAGAAGGTAGCTCTGCATTTAAGGCGCATTTGATATGGCAAAAATATCTACAGTTTTCACAATGGTACAACCAATCATTCCGTCGGATGTAAATGTTGCAAAATTCGCAATAAAAAGAGAATTTATAGAATTTTTCTGGAAGAGAATAGACCAGAGTGAGTGGGTGATTAGGGTGATGATGCGGTCGATGGATGGTAGGGGCTAAGGAAGCACAAGTCTTGTGGATCCAAAAGCCACAACTGTCGCAAAGATAGAACAAACCTTTATCCTCAGTGTTACAAGCATCACACAGGAATGCAGCGGGTCTTAACTGAAGGGATAAAGTGTGTTGTGGATGACCTTCATGTTCAATCTTGATCCTTGTCCCCTCCTTGATAACATCAGCTTCCACCTTGCGACCAATCTCAACAACACAACAATCTATGCAAGCATTAAACTTAAAGTTGTCCTCTGGTTTTCTAAAATTATAATAAAACCCCCTACCTAGGTTTACATTACAACAAACATCACAAGTCCAAGATCTGAAATCTTTTACAGGTCCGCGATCCCGTAGCGTTAGAGGATGCTCATACAAGGAAGGCAGATTGATAGTGAGCGGAAGCTGTGCGCATGCTTTATGCATAAAGTGACGACATGGCATGCAAGCATATGCAAAGCCACTTGATGATATAGGTTTTTGACATGCATAGCAACCTattacaccaccaccaccacgatTCTCCAAACCAGCATTATCAATCGTCTCTGAGTTGACAAGCTTTAATGGATGATttttatgactaaaatgattaatctCTTCCATATCTTCTCTCTCTTTTGTGATATCCATACGAGCTGAACATCAATGGCAATTGAAAGATTTGTTACCCTGAACTTTAAATTAAAATGTGGCAGATGCATCACTCGAGGAATCAACTTAATTACTTCTTCTAATTAAATTGCTTTGCTTCCAAGTAGTCTTTTTAATTAAGATGCTGATTAATAACAACATTCTTTGCTTTTCTTATATACCAAGTTAGCATATGATGCATCTCCTTCAAAACTGTCATACATCTCTTCTTCCGATTGGAATTAATTTCTTTCTTGCATACCAGGTTAACATGCATTATGCTTTCCCTGCACATTCAAAATTGACATACGCCTCGGGGTttcattttctttgtttattaatatgattatatcaAATAACATTTCAGCACTTTTTCTTAGATTTAGCAAATGGATCAACAACTCAGGACCACGTTTTTTGTTTGTATCACTCTCTCCTTCACAGCTTTAAGGTAAATACATTGAAGTAGAATGCTAAAACAACCGAATACATGAAACTACATTgctattattttctttttaatttattcTCCATTAATAACTTTTTACTTTCAATCACATTTACATTGTttctgttttctattttttttcattaattaattaaacctaAATATAAGTTTTTCCTATTAAACgattatactttgaaaaaattGTACAACTTGGGACCATTTTCCTGCAATTGTATATGCAGTGACCATTTATGTAATATACTTTATTCCTGTAGGGGCAGAATGGTCATTTTTGAAAATAGATGGAATATCCTTCAAAAAGTCTATCCATTTATATCAATGAAAATTGTTTTTTGGATAACACTGCTATAAAACTGGAAGTAGAATACTAAGACATACGAAGacatgaaagtacattgctattaccttctttttaatttttttttctcaattaatAACATTTTACTTCGAATTATATTTACATTGTTTCTGTTTTCTATTTTTTCCATTAATTAATTAAACATGGATAAATGAAAGTAAATTGCTGTTACCTTCTTTTTAATATGTCACTCAACAGAGAATCACATCTACAAGTGAGAAAGACAAATCGCAAAAAGGCCTAAAAGCACTAAATCACAGACATAtcgattgttgggttgaagacaGACAATTTATGGATTCGGAGGCGGCAAGAGCGTCAATGGTTTTGTTAGTCTGCTTATTGATTTTTGCAAATCGTAAATCAAACTCAAAGAAGTATGAACAACATAAAATGGTTAATAGcatatatatacaaataaaaaacCTAAATCCGATTCGAAAAAAAGAGAATTGAAAGACAAATTCACCGTCTTTAACCTCCAACCCACCCAAATCCATCTATTATACCAGTTTCGAAAAAGATAAAGAGCAAAAGAAAATTAGGGGAAGAAAAGAAAGGCAGCTAATCAGTGGGGGAGAGGAAATCATCTCTGACTTTCATTTCTTCCAAGGAGGTCAGTGGGGATCGATTGATCCCAGAAAGCCCCCAATCCATTTGTGGGATCGATTGATTCCTGCGAAACCAGTGGGAATGAGAAATAGAGGACACAAAAATGATGGTTGCAACGTCGTTTGCTTTTGTTCTCTTTCATCGGAGGTGCAGAAGGAGTCTGGCACGCCGACGGCAGTGGGAGCGAGTTGGGGGAAACGAGAGTTCACTTGTTGATGAAAGGAAGAAGAGTAAATTacgcgaatggtccctgtggtttagtgtaaattacacgcttggtccctaacttatttttctaaCTCGGACTGTCCTCAACTTTTAATTATGTAACCCGCCTAGTCCCTATTCTCACATTCCGTCAATTGTTTCCGTTAGACACCCCACGTGCCTTGCACGTTGGGGGTATAAAAGTCTTTTCACATTTCCAACGATCTTCAAATACTAATTTTTCATCAGGATCGAACCTAATTTAGAGTTTCTTTCAATCCTCCATCGTTTGAAGCGGTTACACCTACGGATGTTCAAATCAAGGATGGTTCAATGCGATTGTGGGCGTGCTGCTGTAATTCGGACTTCAACTACTAACAATAATCCAGGAAGACCCTTTTACGCATGTCCAATTAAGGTATGTTGTAGTTGAGAATTTTGTAATCGTAACCCTAGATGGGGATATCACTGTATGCGATTATAGGTATTGTAACCGTGGCTTTTGAAATTGACAGGAACCACGTAAAGGATTTATTGCTTGGGTAGATGATGATGAAAAGGATCATGGTGACAGATTGACAATCTCCTGGCTTGTGAGGTTGAACAAGAAGCTGAAAAATGAAAATCTTTTcttgaaaatatgtttatttattagtTGGGTATTGTTCTTGGTGAtacttgtttacaagttgtaaggtGGGGATGATTTGTTATTGTAATGGTAAAGTCTTCTGTAATGGTTAGGTTGTAGCAATGTATGTGATGGTATCATTATCTGTAATGGTTAGGTTGTAGCAGTGAATGTGAAGGTATCCTTTTCTGTAATGGTTAAGTTGTGTATGTATTGTAATGCAGATGGTTAAGATTTTTAAGATCAATGAAAATGGTGTTTATGTATTGGTTAGGTTATCTATGTATTGTAATGCAAATGTACTGTAATGGTTGTAGCAgtgttgtattgattatgttttaAAGTGATGTATAAGCAGCATATTGACCATTAATTAGTACCAAACTATAACAGGGCAATGAGGGTGACATCATAAGAAGAATATAACAATCTAATTTAGTACCAAACTATTATGGAAAATATAAATGTAAAAATCAATATAAACCAAATTATTATCTACCCAATGGTGTATCATAAGAAGAAAACATTCCATTAATTAGTACCAAACTATTACAGGGCAATGAGGGTGACAAACTAGTTCATCCAAAAGTGCCAACATATTGGCTAAAACAAGTATCAAAATACTGCCCCTATTACAAACTATTCATAAATAATGTACCAAAATATTAGCCCTATTACAAGCAGTAACATAACACAATCCATTCATATTTAAAGTAACAAAAGACTAGCCCTATTACAAACCATCAAGTGGTTGCCTTCCCTTTCCCTTTTCCTTTGACTTGTGATTGTCCACCACCCCCACCAACAATTGGTCTTTGCCCTTTGCAGGTTCTTGCATTGTGACCAACATTGTTACACTTCGTACATGTTACTGATCTATGGG includes:
- the LOC111900255 gene encoding uncharacterized protein LOC111900255, translating into MDITKEREDMEEINHFSHKNHPLKLVNSETIDNAGLENRGGGGVIGCYACQKPISSSGFAYACMPCRHFMHKACAQLPLTINLPSLYEHPLTLRDRGPVKDFRSWTCDVCCNVNLGRGFYYNFRKPEDNFKFNACIDCCVVEIGRKVEADVIKEGTRIKIEHEGHPQHTLSLQLRPAAFLCDACNTEDKGLFYLCDSCGFWIHKTCASLAPTIHRPHHHPNHPLTLVYSLPEKFYKFSFYCEFCNIYIRRNDWLYHCENCRYFCHIKCALNAELPSTPRDGPSTSIADEEVDNLLQFPMSNAFTNPLKLLHSGMIAPDDDDDADRKTMINHWSHRHPLFLNVKHQADMSGCSSDRLEIRTSTSSTSFASLDVATCVYLSMQWLFQRWQQFFLPVSNLQVLPLCQLCISTQKHQT